In a single window of the Bradyrhizobium erythrophlei genome:
- a CDS encoding sulfite reductase subunit alpha, producing the protein MNQMTPPPKIEIIPSSAPFSEAQRSWLNGFFAGLLSTDGPAPVSAEQGAALLQRPAGEGDDGEAPWHDQTMPIAERMKLAEGRPLRRRMMAAMAQQDCGQCGYNCNDYSDAIAAKAEARLNLCVPGGKETARMLKALNEELEKAPPASSATAAPTVATPTLAAAPGRSRDNPVQATFVSRRLLNGRGSEKETWHIDFDLGGCGLDYVVGDSFGIFARNDLGHVDQIIALLGASHTTEVRGKTLREVLTDEVSLAPAPDTLFELLSFISGGAQREKARALGRGEDPDGDAATLDVMAALQKFSGVRPHPEAFVEALEPLQPRLYSISSSHNATPGKLSMTVDCVRYVVGKRKRLGLASTFLAERIEPGDQVKVYVQKAHGFALPQDPKVPIIMIGPGTGIAPFRAFLLDRKATGAPGKNWLFFGHQRSSCDFFYADELNAMKISGLLTRMSLAWSRDGDKKFYVQDRMREVGREVWTWLAEGANVYVCGDAKRMAKDVERALVDIVAQFGARSTDEAVSFVGELKKKGRFQQDVY; encoded by the coding sequence ATGAACCAGATGACGCCGCCGCCAAAGATCGAAATCATTCCTTCCAGCGCGCCGTTTTCCGAGGCGCAGCGCTCGTGGCTGAACGGCTTCTTTGCCGGGCTGCTCTCGACCGACGGTCCTGCACCGGTGTCGGCAGAGCAGGGCGCGGCTTTGCTTCAGAGGCCGGCCGGCGAGGGCGACGACGGCGAAGCGCCGTGGCACGACCAGACCATGCCGATCGCCGAACGCATGAAACTCGCGGAGGGCCGCCCGCTGCGGCGGCGGATGATGGCGGCGATGGCGCAGCAGGATTGCGGCCAGTGCGGCTATAATTGCAACGACTATTCCGACGCCATCGCCGCCAAGGCGGAAGCGCGTCTCAATCTGTGCGTACCCGGCGGCAAGGAAACCGCGCGGATGCTGAAGGCGCTGAACGAGGAATTGGAAAAGGCGCCCCCGGCTTCATCTGCAACGGCGGCCCCGACCGTCGCGACGCCCACACTCGCCGCCGCGCCGGGGCGCTCGCGCGACAATCCGGTGCAGGCGACGTTCGTGTCGCGCCGCCTGCTGAACGGACGCGGATCGGAAAAGGAAACCTGGCACATCGACTTCGATCTCGGCGGCTGCGGTCTCGATTATGTCGTCGGCGATTCCTTCGGCATCTTCGCCCGCAATGATCTCGGCCATGTCGATCAGATCATCGCCTTGCTCGGCGCCTCGCATACCACCGAAGTCCGGGGCAAGACGCTGCGCGAGGTGTTGACCGATGAGGTTTCGCTGGCGCCGGCGCCGGATACGCTGTTCGAACTGCTTTCCTTCATCAGTGGCGGAGCCCAGCGCGAGAAGGCGCGTGCGCTCGGCCGTGGCGAGGATCCCGACGGCGACGCCGCGACGCTCGACGTGATGGCGGCGCTGCAGAAATTTTCCGGCGTGCGTCCGCATCCCGAGGCCTTCGTCGAAGCGCTGGAGCCGCTGCAACCCCGGCTCTATTCGATCTCGTCATCGCACAACGCCACCCCCGGCAAGCTGTCGATGACGGTCGACTGCGTGCGCTACGTAGTAGGCAAGCGCAAGCGCCTTGGCCTCGCTTCGACATTCCTGGCCGAACGCATCGAGCCGGGCGATCAGGTCAAGGTCTATGTGCAGAAAGCCCACGGCTTCGCGCTGCCGCAGGATCCGAAGGTGCCGATCATCATGATCGGGCCGGGCACCGGCATCGCACCGTTCCGCGCCTTCCTGCTCGATCGCAAGGCGACCGGCGCGCCCGGCAAGAACTGGTTGTTCTTCGGCCATCAGCGCAGCAGTTGCGATTTCTTCTATGCCGACGAACTCAACGCCATGAAGATTTCGGGTCTGCTGACGCGGATGTCGCTGGCGTGGTCGCGTGACGGCGACAAGAAATTCTACGTGCAGGACCGCATGCGCGAGGTCGGCCGCGAAGTCTGGACGTGGCTGGCGGAGGGCGCGAACGTCTACGTCTGCGGCGACGCCAAGCGGATGGCGAAAGACGTTGAACGTGCGCTGGTCGATATCGTGGCGCAGTTCGGCGCGCGTTCCACCGATGAGGCCGTCAGCTTTGTCGGGGAACTCAAAAAGAAGGGCCGGTTCCAGCAGGACGTCTACTGA
- a CDS encoding NirA family protein, which produces MKIETLSVDFTDEQKRYLEGFATGLQISKVGRGLGGAYRGKTNPEPSGPDAAHIKAQDKVIAGGKKLADQEKFKREQHPFDAYPRLKQQALSNAPPSPADNFRWRYYGLFYVAPAQDSYMCRLRIPNGILKHWQLSGMADLAERYCGPFCHVTTRANLQVREIPPKHAVAVIEGIQDLGLCSRGSGADNIRNVTGTPTAGIDPQELLDTRKYAREWHYHILNDRSLTGLPRKFNVAFDGAGKIAVLEDTNDIAFAAVEVKGGFGVEPGIWFRLGIGGITGHKDFARETGIVVRPADATEVADAIVRVFIDLGDRTNRLKARLKYVIDGMGLEKFLVLVEERLGHALTRIPPEALAPRPAFDRMAHIGVHKQKQEGLNWIGVSLPLGKVTCEQMRGLAKIAADLGDGDIRLTVWQNLLIPGVRDENVPLAVAAIEAIGLATKTSHLRAGLIACTGNAGCKFSASDTKRHAAEIGDWCEPRVPIDTPLNIHLTGCHHSCAQHYISDIGLIGAKVPVGEGDDTVEGYHLFAGGGFDPNADVGQEVYHDLKAEDTPKTVEKLLKAYLSHRASPDETFLTFARRHDGETLRKLVDAEAST; this is translated from the coding sequence ATGAAAATCGAAACGCTCTCAGTCGACTTTACCGACGAGCAGAAACGGTACCTCGAAGGTTTTGCCACCGGCTTGCAGATCAGCAAGGTCGGGCGCGGCCTCGGTGGCGCCTACCGCGGCAAGACCAACCCCGAGCCGAGCGGACCCGATGCGGCGCACATCAAGGCGCAGGACAAGGTCATTGCCGGTGGAAAGAAGCTGGCCGATCAGGAAAAATTCAAGCGCGAACAACATCCGTTCGATGCGTATCCGCGGCTGAAACAACAGGCGCTCAGCAACGCGCCGCCGTCGCCGGCGGACAACTTCCGCTGGCGCTATTACGGCCTGTTTTATGTCGCCCCGGCGCAGGATTCCTATATGTGCCGCCTGCGGATTCCGAACGGCATCCTGAAACACTGGCAGTTATCAGGGATGGCTGATCTCGCCGAGCGTTACTGCGGACCGTTCTGTCACGTCACCACCCGCGCCAATTTGCAGGTTCGCGAAATTCCGCCGAAGCATGCGGTGGCGGTGATCGAGGGCATCCAGGATCTCGGGCTTTGCTCGCGCGGCTCCGGCGCCGACAACATTCGCAATGTCACGGGCACGCCGACCGCCGGAATCGATCCGCAGGAACTGCTCGACACCCGCAAATACGCCCGCGAATGGCACTATCACATCCTCAACGACCGCTCGCTGACGGGATTGCCGCGCAAGTTCAATGTCGCCTTCGACGGCGCCGGAAAGATCGCCGTGCTGGAAGACACCAACGACATCGCCTTCGCGGCAGTCGAGGTAAAGGGCGGTTTTGGCGTCGAGCCCGGCATCTGGTTCCGCCTCGGAATAGGTGGCATTACCGGCCATAAGGATTTTGCCAGGGAGACCGGCATCGTCGTTCGGCCTGCGGACGCAACGGAAGTGGCCGACGCCATTGTCCGCGTGTTCATCGATTTGGGTGACCGCACCAACCGGCTCAAAGCGCGCCTGAAATATGTCATCGACGGCATGGGCCTGGAGAAGTTTCTGGTCCTGGTCGAGGAAAGACTCGGCCACGCCCTGACCCGCATCCCGCCGGAGGCCCTGGCGCCGCGCCCGGCCTTCGACCGCATGGCGCATATCGGCGTGCACAAGCAGAAGCAGGAAGGGCTGAACTGGATCGGCGTCTCGCTGCCGCTCGGCAAGGTAACCTGCGAACAAATGCGCGGCCTTGCGAAAATCGCTGCAGATCTCGGCGACGGCGATATCAGGCTGACGGTCTGGCAAAACCTGTTGATCCCGGGTGTGCGCGACGAGAATGTGCCACTTGCTGTCGCGGCCATCGAAGCGATTGGCCTCGCGACCAAAACGTCGCACCTCCGCGCCGGGCTGATTGCGTGCACCGGCAATGCCGGCTGCAAGTTTTCGGCTTCCGACACCAAGCGCCACGCCGCCGAGATCGGCGACTGGTGCGAGCCGCGGGTGCCGATCGACACGCCGCTGAATATCCATCTGACCGGCTGCCATCACTCCTGCGCGCAGCACTACATCAGCGATATCGGCCTGATCGGCGCAAAAGTGCCTGTTGGCGAGGGGGACGATACCGTCGAGGGCTATCATCTGTTCGCGGGCGGCGGGTTCGATCCCAATGCCGATGTCGGGCAGGAGGTCTATCACGACCTCAAGGCGGAAGACACGCCGAAGACCGTCGAGAAACTGCTCAAGGCGTATCTGTCGCATCGCGCGTCCCCGGATGAAACCTTTCTCACCTTTGCGCGCCGCCATGACGGCGAAACGCTGCGCAAGCTCGTGGATGCCGAGGCTTCCACATGA
- a CDS encoding CmpA/NrtA family ABC transporter substrate-binding protein — protein sequence MTGPLSIGFIPLVDAAALIVAVDKGFAAEEGLDVTLVREVSWSNVRDKLNIGLFDAAHLLAPVAIASSLGLGHVKVPIVAPFNLGLNGNAITVSPALHAAIMSEIDGARFDPMATAQALSRVVAARRKSGAEPVTFGMTFPFSTHNYQLRFWMAAGGVDPDEDVRLVVLPPPYMVDSLASGQVDAFCVGAPWNSIAVDRGVGQILHFASDILVRAAEKVLAVRQSWSEKNPEVVAALIRSTFRAAEFIELPQNRAEAARILAQPERIGVDADVIQRTLDGRLKISPDGTMRESNRYLLVGREGAGRPDPVQAAWLYAQMVRWGQASISPEALGIAKAVFRPDLYDAALGRGGKAEAPDAIGAFAGPPFDADDIAGHLAAFKIGRRKP from the coding sequence ATGACCGGCCCCCTCAGCATAGGCTTCATCCCGCTGGTCGATGCCGCGGCCCTGATCGTCGCCGTCGACAAGGGGTTCGCCGCCGAGGAAGGGCTCGATGTCACCTTGGTGCGGGAAGTGTCGTGGTCGAACGTCCGCGACAAGCTCAATATCGGCCTGTTCGATGCCGCGCATTTGCTGGCGCCGGTTGCGATCGCTTCCAGCCTCGGGCTCGGACATGTCAAGGTGCCGATCGTGGCGCCGTTCAATCTCGGACTCAACGGCAACGCCATCACGGTGTCGCCGGCACTGCACGCGGCAATCATGTCGGAAATCGACGGCGCCCGCTTCGATCCGATGGCGACGGCGCAGGCGTTATCCCGGGTGGTTGCGGCAAGGCGTAAGAGCGGCGCCGAACCCGTGACCTTCGGCATGACCTTTCCGTTTTCCACCCATAATTACCAGCTGCGGTTCTGGATGGCCGCCGGCGGAGTGGATCCCGACGAGGACGTTCGTCTCGTGGTGCTGCCGCCGCCCTACATGGTGGACAGCCTTGCCAGCGGTCAGGTCGATGCGTTCTGCGTCGGCGCGCCCTGGAATTCGATCGCGGTCGATCGCGGCGTCGGCCAGATCCTGCATTTCGCCTCGGACATCCTGGTGCGCGCCGCGGAGAAGGTGCTCGCCGTCAGGCAAAGCTGGTCGGAAAAGAATCCGGAAGTGGTCGCAGCACTGATCCGGTCTACCTTCCGCGCCGCCGAATTCATCGAGCTGCCGCAAAACCGCGCCGAGGCGGCGCGCATCCTGGCGCAGCCGGAGCGGATAGGCGTCGATGCAGATGTGATCCAGCGAACGCTGGATGGCCGCCTCAAGATTTCGCCTGATGGAACCATGCGGGAAAGCAATCGCTATCTGCTGGTGGGGCGAGAGGGCGCGGGCCGGCCCGATCCAGTGCAGGCGGCCTGGCTTTACGCGCAGATGGTGCGCTGGGGCCAGGCCTCCATCAGCCCGGAAGCGCTGGGGATCGCCAAGGCGGTGTTCAGGCCGGACCTTTACGACGCGGCGCTCGGGCGCGGAGGAAAGGCCGAAGCACCCGACGCGATCGGCGCTTTCGCCGGTCCGCCCTTCGATGCCGACGATATTGCCGGGCATCTGGCGGCGTTCAAGATCGGTCGCCGAAAGCCCTGA
- a CDS encoding ANTAR domain-containing response regulator has product MGAEPSPKIVIVDESPIRAAILEEGLREAGFTGVVHISEMQNLLARIYALDPDVILIDLENPSRDILEQMFQVSRAVRRPIAMFVDQSDAASIQASVDAGVSAYIVDGLKKERIKPILDLCISRFNAFSKLQDELERAKSALEDRKVIDRAKGILMKRKGLTEDEAYVLLRSTAMREKKKISEIAQSILTASELLK; this is encoded by the coding sequence ATGGGCGCCGAACCGTCTCCGAAAATCGTCATTGTCGACGAAAGCCCGATCCGCGCCGCGATCCTCGAAGAGGGGTTGCGCGAAGCGGGTTTTACGGGCGTCGTCCATATCAGCGAAATGCAGAATTTGCTGGCCCGGATCTACGCCCTCGATCCCGACGTGATTCTGATCGATCTGGAAAATCCCAGCCGGGACATCCTGGAACAGATGTTCCAGGTCAGCCGCGCCGTCCGCCGGCCGATCGCGATGTTCGTCGATCAGAGCGATGCGGCCTCGATCCAGGCTTCCGTCGATGCCGGCGTCTCCGCCTATATCGTCGACGGCCTGAAGAAGGAACGCATCAAGCCGATCCTCGACCTCTGCATTTCACGCTTCAACGCCTTCTCGAAGCTGCAGGACGAACTCGAGCGCGCCAAATCCGCGCTGGAAGACCGCAAGGTGATCGACCGCGCCAAGGGAATCCTGATGAAGCGGAAGGGCCTCACCGAAGACGAGGCCTATGTCCTGCTGCGGTCGACAGCGATGCGCGAGAAAAAGAAGATCAGCGAGATCGCGCAGTCGATCCTGACCGCGTCGGAGTTGCTGAAATGA
- the rimO gene encoding 30S ribosomal protein S12 methylthiotransferase RimO: MQQAAAPKVSFVSLGCPKALVDSERIITRLRAEGYELARKHDGADLVIVNTCGFLDSAKQESLGAIGEAMAENGKVIVTGCMGAEPEQIEAAYPGVLSITGPQQYESVLDAVHRALPPVHNPHLDLVPPQGIKLTPRHYAYLKISEGCNNRCSFCIIPKLRGDLVSRPAADVLREAEKLVNAGVRELLVISQDTSAYGVDIKYADSPWKERQVRAKFFDLAKELGEFGAWVRLQYVYPYPHVDEVIGLMTEGKVLPYLDIPFQHASPEILKAMKRPAAQDKTLARIKKWREECPDLTLRSTFIVGFPGETDSDFSYLLDWLDEAEIDRVGCFKYEPVAGALSNALGNAVPDVTKQERWNALMARQQTISARRLKRKVGTRQQVIIDEVGPTVSKGRSKADAPQIDGAVYLSSRRPLRVGEIVTAKIERSDQYDLHGSVAGF; encoded by the coding sequence ATGCAACAGGCCGCCGCGCCCAAAGTCAGCTTTGTTTCGCTGGGATGTCCCAAGGCGCTGGTGGATTCCGAGCGCATCATCACCCGGCTGCGCGCCGAAGGCTATGAGCTGGCGCGCAAGCATGACGGTGCCGATCTCGTCATCGTCAACACCTGCGGCTTTCTCGACAGCGCCAAGCAGGAATCGCTCGGCGCCATCGGCGAGGCGATGGCCGAGAACGGCAAGGTGATCGTCACCGGCTGCATGGGCGCGGAGCCCGAGCAGATCGAGGCCGCCTATCCCGGCGTGCTGTCGATCACCGGGCCGCAGCAATATGAAAGCGTGCTCGACGCCGTGCACCGCGCGCTGCCGCCGGTGCACAATCCCCATCTCGACCTGGTGCCGCCGCAGGGCATCAAGCTGACGCCGCGGCACTACGCTTATCTGAAGATTTCCGAAGGCTGCAACAACCGCTGCAGCTTCTGCATCATCCCGAAACTGCGCGGCGATTTGGTGTCGCGCCCGGCGGCCGACGTGCTGCGCGAGGCCGAAAAACTGGTCAATGCCGGGGTTAGGGAATTGCTGGTGATTTCGCAGGACACCTCGGCCTATGGCGTGGATATCAAATATGCCGATAGCCCGTGGAAAGAGCGTCAGGTCCGTGCCAAGTTCTTTGATCTTGCAAAAGAGCTCGGCGAATTCGGCGCCTGGGTGCGGCTGCAATATGTCTACCCCTACCCGCATGTCGACGAAGTCATCGGTTTGATGACCGAGGGCAAGGTTTTGCCGTACCTCGATATTCCCTTCCAGCACGCGAGCCCGGAAATCCTCAAGGCCATGAAGCGCCCGGCGGCGCAGGACAAGACCTTGGCGCGGATCAAGAAGTGGCGTGAGGAATGCCCTGACCTCACCTTGCGATCGACCTTCATCGTCGGTTTTCCCGGCGAAACCGATTCCGATTTTTCCTATCTGCTCGACTGGCTCGACGAAGCCGAAATCGATCGCGTCGGATGCTTCAAATACGAGCCGGTCGCGGGTGCGTTATCGAACGCGCTCGGCAACGCCGTGCCAGATGTGACAAAACAGGAGCGCTGGAATGCGCTGATGGCGCGGCAGCAAACCATTTCCGCGCGCCGGCTCAAGCGCAAGGTCGGCACGCGGCAGCAGGTCATCATCGACGAGGTCGGACCGACCGTATCGAAGGGGCGCTCGAAAGCCGACGCGCCGCAAATCGACGGCGCGGTCTATCTTTCGAGCCGCCGTCCGCTCCGTGTCGGTGAGATCGTCACGGCGAAGATCGAACGATCAGATCAATACGACCTGCACGGCAGCGTCGCGGGCTTCTGA
- a CDS encoding acetylornithine transaminase: protein MNIATHPFDALMDITARPPTVFVRGEGSFLWDDSGKRYLDFMQGWAVNCLGHSPPVVVDALAAQARLLLTPSPAFYNAPSLKLAKALVDQSCFDQVFFTNSGAEANEGAIKLARRYGALHRDGAYEIITFEGGFHGRTLATMSASGKKAFEPLFEPKVSGFPKARLNDLESVKRLISDKTVGVMLEPIQGEAGVWPATDQFLRELRTLTREHGLLLIVDEIQTGMGRTGKLFHYEHAEIKPDIMTLGKGIGGGVPLAALLATEQASCFEHGDQGGTFNGNPLMCAAGLAVLQQVSAPDFLRSVVDTGLYLESELQRMSARHGLGEVRGKGLLLALDLKHPIAARVVAQAFDDGVLLNAPRPDALRFMPALNVTKAEITAMIDCLDAILTRMGAARRVA, encoded by the coding sequence ATGAACATCGCCACCCATCCGTTTGATGCGCTGATGGATATCACGGCGCGGCCGCCGACCGTGTTCGTGCGCGGCGAAGGCTCGTTTCTGTGGGATGACAGCGGCAAGCGCTATCTCGACTTCATGCAGGGCTGGGCGGTCAATTGTCTCGGCCACTCGCCGCCGGTCGTTGTCGACGCGCTCGCGGCGCAGGCCAGGCTGCTGCTGACGCCGAGTCCCGCCTTTTACAACGCGCCCAGCCTCAAGCTGGCAAAGGCGCTGGTCGATCAGAGTTGTTTCGACCAGGTGTTCTTTACCAATTCGGGCGCGGAAGCCAACGAGGGCGCGATCAAGCTGGCCCGCAGGTACGGCGCGCTGCACCGTGATGGCGCCTACGAAATCATTACGTTCGAAGGCGGCTTCCACGGCCGGACGCTGGCGACCATGTCGGCCTCCGGCAAAAAGGCCTTCGAGCCCCTGTTCGAACCCAAGGTATCAGGCTTTCCGAAGGCACGGCTGAACGATCTTGAATCGGTGAAGCGGCTGATATCAGACAAGACCGTCGGCGTGATGCTGGAGCCGATCCAGGGTGAAGCCGGCGTCTGGCCGGCGACGGATCAATTCCTGCGCGAGTTGCGCACCCTGACCAGAGAGCACGGCCTGTTGCTTATCGTCGACGAGATCCAGACCGGCATGGGCCGTACCGGAAAACTTTTTCATTACGAACATGCGGAGATCAAGCCGGACATCATGACTCTCGGCAAGGGCATCGGTGGCGGCGTGCCGCTGGCAGCATTGCTGGCCACCGAGCAAGCCTCGTGTTTCGAACATGGCGACCAGGGCGGCACCTTCAACGGCAATCCGCTGATGTGCGCGGCCGGGCTCGCGGTTTTGCAGCAGGTTAGTGCGCCGGATTTTCTCAGATCGGTCGTTGATACCGGGCTTTATCTGGAAAGCGAGCTGCAGCGGATGTCCGCGCGTCATGGCCTCGGCGAGGTTCGCGGCAAGGGATTGTTGCTGGCGCTCGACCTGAAGCATCCAATCGCGGCGCGGGTCGTAGCCCAGGCGTTCGACGATGGCGTGCTGCTCAACGCGCCCCGCCCGGACGCACTTCGCTTCATGCCGGCGCTCAACGTCACCAAGGCCGAGATCACCGCGATGATCGATTGTCTCGACGCGATCCTGACCAGGATGGGCGCGGCACGGCGCGTGGCGTAG
- a CDS encoding quinone oxidoreductase family protein has translation MTKAVRVHKVGGPEALVYEAVDVPAPGAGEVHIRQHAVGLNFIDVYYRTGLYKAPGLPFIAGNEAAGEVLAVGPGVTNFHPGDRVAYYYNLGGYATERNIPADKLVKLPDHITYEQGAVLMLKGLTVWYLLHKTFKVEPHHRVLIHAAAGGIGLLACQWARALGAHVIGTVGSKAKADLALANGCDHVILYNDEDFVARVKQISRNELCDVVYDGVGKTTYPGSLSCLKPRGLFVSFGNASGPVPPFSIAELNNHGSLFATRPKLNDYVGKRSELLEGADTLFAAVINGKLHVPINHAYALKDAAKAHIDLESRATTGASVLKP, from the coding sequence ATGACGAAGGCCGTGCGCGTGCACAAAGTGGGGGGGCCGGAAGCCCTGGTTTATGAGGCCGTGGATGTGCCCGCGCCGGGAGCCGGCGAGGTTCACATCCGTCAGCATGCCGTCGGCTTGAATTTCATCGACGTGTACTACCGCACCGGCCTCTACAAGGCGCCGGGGCTGCCGTTCATCGCCGGCAATGAAGCCGCCGGCGAGGTTTTGGCAGTGGGGCCCGGCGTGACCAATTTTCATCCCGGCGACCGCGTCGCCTATTATTACAATCTCGGCGGCTACGCCACCGAACGCAACATTCCCGCCGACAAACTGGTCAAGCTGCCCGACCATATCACCTACGAGCAGGGCGCGGTCCTGATGCTGAAGGGACTGACGGTCTGGTACCTCCTGCACAAGACGTTCAAGGTCGAGCCGCATCATCGGGTGCTGATCCACGCCGCCGCCGGCGGCATCGGCCTGCTGGCGTGCCAGTGGGCGAGGGCGCTGGGCGCGCATGTCATCGGCACCGTCGGCTCCAAGGCCAAGGCCGACCTGGCGCTCGCCAATGGCTGCGATCACGTCATCCTCTACAACGACGAGGATTTCGTTGCGCGGGTGAAACAGATCAGCCGCAACGAACTCTGCGACGTCGTCTATGACGGCGTCGGCAAGACCACCTATCCGGGCTCGCTGTCCTGCCTAAAACCGCGCGGATTGTTCGTGAGTTTCGGCAACGCTTCGGGGCCGGTGCCACCATTCTCGATCGCCGAACTCAACAATCACGGCTCGCTGTTTGCGACCCGCCCAAAGCTCAACGACTACGTCGGCAAGCGCTCGGAATTGCTCGAGGGTGCCGACACCCTGTTCGCCGCCGTCATCAACGGCAAACTGCACGTGCCGATCAATCACGCCTATGCGCTAAAGGACGCGGCCAAGGCCCACATCGATCTGGAAAGCCGCGCCACGACCGGGGCGTCGGTTTTGAAGCCGTAG
- a CDS encoding TerC family protein, whose product MIELLTSPEAWAALLTLTALEIVLGIDNVIFLSVIVSRVPQAQAKRARQIGLALALVFRILLLSLLVWMIGLTQAVLTLGGMAFSWRDIILIGGGLFLIAKATHEIHTEVEARDDDNEAAPKASAFFWVIVQIIVIDLVFSLDSIITAIGMAQDLAIMIAAVIIACLIMYVSSGPVARFVAEHPTTKMLALAFLVLIGVALVADGFKFHIPRGYIYFAIAFSALVEFFNVLAKRNRKNAVN is encoded by the coding sequence ATGATCGAACTGCTGACCAGCCCGGAAGCATGGGCGGCGCTGTTGACCCTGACGGCGCTGGAAATCGTTCTCGGCATCGACAACGTGATTTTTCTGTCGGTCATCGTCTCGCGCGTCCCGCAAGCGCAGGCGAAGCGAGCGCGGCAAATCGGGCTGGCGCTGGCGTTGGTGTTCCGGATACTGCTGCTCAGCCTCCTGGTGTGGATGATCGGGTTGACCCAAGCCGTCCTGACGCTGGGAGGCATGGCGTTTTCGTGGCGCGACATCATCCTGATCGGCGGCGGGCTGTTCCTGATCGCGAAGGCGACCCACGAAATCCACACCGAGGTGGAGGCTCGGGACGATGACAACGAAGCCGCACCCAAGGCCAGTGCGTTCTTCTGGGTGATTGTCCAGATCATTGTCATCGATCTGGTGTTCTCCTTGGATTCGATCATCACCGCCATCGGCATGGCGCAGGACCTCGCCATCATGATCGCGGCGGTCATCATCGCCTGTCTCATCATGTACGTGTCCTCAGGCCCGGTCGCGCGATTTGTGGCGGAGCATCCGACCACCAAGATGCTGGCGCTGGCGTTCCTGGTGCTGATCGGGGTTGCGCTGGTCGCGGACGGATTCAAATTTCACATCCCGCGCGGCTACATCTATTTCGCCATCGCGTTTTCGGCGCTCGTCGAATTCTTCAACGTGCTGGCCAAGCGCAACCGTAAAAACGCCGTTAACTAA
- the pcsA gene encoding phosphatidylcholine synthase produces MDQLNQQDSSTVSPATRTAAFCVHIFTALGAGVALIAMLEAVREHWVAMFAWLGVALVIDAVDGPIARRLDVARVQPNWSGDVLDLVVDFVTYVFVPAYAITASDLLLPLAAPLLGAGIAVSGALYFADRRMKSEDNHFRGFPGLWNVAAFYLFLLHLPPALSSLGVAVLIALTFAPFRVVHPIRVVRLRGLTLSLVAIWALLVIFTLVNDFNVSAPVTIGLCAIAAYIVGCDAAIRLVRSLNT; encoded by the coding sequence ATGGACCAGCTAAACCAGCAGGATTCTTCGACCGTCTCGCCGGCCACGCGGACCGCCGCGTTTTGCGTGCATATCTTCACGGCGTTGGGGGCGGGCGTTGCCCTGATCGCGATGCTTGAGGCCGTCCGTGAGCACTGGGTGGCCATGTTTGCGTGGCTTGGGGTGGCGCTGGTGATCGACGCGGTCGACGGCCCGATCGCGCGGCGGCTGGATGTCGCGCGGGTCCAGCCGAACTGGTCGGGCGACGTGCTCGACCTCGTGGTCGATTTCGTCACCTACGTCTTTGTCCCGGCCTATGCCATCACCGCGAGCGACCTGCTGTTGCCGCTGGCGGCCCCGCTGCTGGGCGCAGGGATTGCCGTGTCAGGCGCGCTCTATTTCGCGGATCGCCGCATGAAGAGCGAGGACAACCATTTTCGCGGGTTTCCGGGTCTGTGGAATGTCGCAGCATTCTATCTGTTCCTGTTGCATCTGCCGCCGGCGCTTTCGAGCCTCGGGGTAGCCGTGCTGATTGCGCTGACGTTTGCTCCTTTCCGCGTCGTTCACCCGATACGCGTGGTGCGCCTGCGGGGACTGACCTTGTCGTTGGTCGCCATCTGGGCGCTGCTTGTGATTTTCACGTTGGTCAACGATTTCAATGTGAGCGCTCCCGTCACAATAGGACTTTGCGCGATCGCCGCCTATATCGTCGGCTGCGACGCTGCGATCCGGCTGGTAAGATCGCTCAACACATGA